The following are encoded together in the Roseivirga misakiensis genome:
- the nth gene encoding endonuclease III: MTRKERYEEFVNYFSENQPQAETELNYGNPFELLVAVVLSAQCTDKRINLVTPKLFADFPTPEHLAASNFDELFPYIRSVSYPNNKTKHLIGLGKMLVEDFNSEIPQTIEELQKLPGVGRKTANVITSVVWNQPSMAVDTHVFRVSKRLGLVNQNLTTPLAVEKQLVKHLAKDVIPLAHHWLILHGRYTCLARKPKCEECNLIHFCRYFEKKEGIKR; this comes from the coding sequence ATGACACGGAAAGAGCGTTACGAAGAATTTGTAAACTATTTTAGTGAGAATCAGCCGCAGGCTGAGACTGAATTGAACTACGGCAACCCGTTTGAATTACTGGTTGCTGTAGTTTTAAGTGCCCAATGCACTGATAAGCGAATTAACTTAGTCACTCCTAAATTATTCGCTGACTTTCCCACACCCGAACATTTGGCAGCGTCCAATTTCGACGAATTATTCCCTTATATAAGATCGGTTTCTTACCCCAATAATAAGACCAAGCATCTCATTGGCTTGGGAAAAATGCTAGTGGAGGACTTTAACTCTGAAATTCCTCAGACGATAGAAGAATTGCAAAAGCTACCCGGGGTAGGCCGAAAAACTGCTAATGTGATTACTTCAGTGGTCTGGAACCAACCTTCTATGGCAGTTGATACGCATGTTTTTAGGGTATCGAAAAGGCTAGGGTTAGTAAATCAGAACCTAACAACACCTTTGGCGGTCGAAAAACAGTTAGTCAAACATTTGGCTAAAGACGTGATTCCGCTGGCCCACCACTGGCTTATTTTACACGGGAGATACACCTGTTTGGCCAGAAAACCGAAATGCGAAGAATGCAATTTGATCCATTTCTGTCGTTATTTTGAAAAGAAAGAAGGCATAAAAAGGTGA
- a CDS encoding RNA polymerase sigma factor, producing MRKYAVSDSQLISQYKNGNEEGFTTLVNRHTKKIYTTIYLIVKDQYLAEDLLQETFVKVVNTIKSGRYNEEGKFLPWVTRIAHNLAIDNFRKAKRYPTIVMEDGSSVFNTLEFSEDSIESKQIKQDTHALLRDLIKELPDSQREVLMMRHYMQMSFQEIADTTGVSINTALGRMRYALINLRKKMDKKNVAYDQNLYPR from the coding sequence ATGAGGAAATATGCTGTAAGCGATAGTCAATTGATATCGCAGTATAAAAATGGTAACGAAGAGGGTTTCACTACGCTGGTAAACCGTCACACCAAGAAAATTTACACTACCATCTATTTGATCGTAAAAGATCAATATTTGGCTGAAGACTTGTTACAAGAAACCTTTGTTAAGGTGGTTAACACCATCAAATCAGGGCGATATAACGAGGAAGGTAAGTTTCTACCATGGGTCACTAGAATTGCCCATAACTTGGCTATCGACAACTTTAGAAAAGCTAAGCGATACCCAACTATTGTCATGGAAGATGGCAGTAGCGTATTTAATACTCTAGAATTTTCGGAGGACTCAATTGAGTCCAAACAAATAAAACAAGATACTCACGCTTTGCTACGCGACTTAATTAAAGAGTTGCCTGATTCACAGCGTGAAGTGCTTATGATGAGGCATTATATGCAAATGAGTTTTCAGGAAATTGCTGATACCACAGGTGTGAGTATCAACACTGCCTTAGGACGCATGCGCTACGCACTCATCAACCTTAGAAAAAAGATGGACAAAAAGAACGTTGCGTATGATCAAAACCTTTACCCAAGATGA
- the uvrA gene encoding excinuclease ABC subunit UvrA: MNSTTVLNKTPIDDLDPKEFIIIKGAKVNNLKSLSVAIPRNKLVVVTGLSGSGKSSLAFDTLFAEGQRMYVESLSSYARQFLGRMEKPEVDYIKGVSPAIAIEQKVSTRNPRSTVGTSTEIYDYLKLLFARIGKTYSPKSGKIVERDSVSGIVDFMMSKPEDTRVMVLCPLLEKEDRTIEQELNILLQKGYTRVLSDGSPYFIEALLENPSEIEGKSLEILIDRGVVKHDEDTQFRFGDSVQTALFEGEGDCIIEIPGEGRFSFSDRFEADGILFEEPSVNLFTFNNPYGACKRCEGFGKILGIDPDLVIPDKSLSVYEGAIAPWRSETMKKWVEPLLKHGIEFDFPIHRSFSELTAEEQELLWTGNKYFKGINKFFSFLESKTHKIQYRVMLSRYRGRTDCPECKGTRLRKDASYVKINERSITDIVLQSVQQTIQFFDALSLTEFEENIAGRLIREIKNRLEYLDKVGLGYLTLNRLTSSLSGGEYQRIKLATSLGSALVGSMYILDEPSIGLHPRDTDRLISVLKTLRDLGNTVVVVEHEEKVMHAADQIIDIGPDAGSNGGELMFQGTLEELKTVGDTYTAKYLNGSARLEIPKARRKWRDSISINGARENNLKGFNVDIPLGVLSVVTGVSGSGKSTLIKKLLYPGLGKMLGTVGEQTGKMDGLEGALKSVTQIEFVDQNPIGKSSRSNPVTYVKAYDAIRQLFTDQPIAKQRGYKPAFFSFNVDGGRCETCQGEGVVKIEMQFMADIHLTCESCKGQRFKQEILEVTYKEKHIADVLDMTIDDAMEFFADERSVIGKLAPLQEVGLGYIRLGQSSNSLSGGEAQRVKLAYFLGKGGGKGKNSSKESILFIFDEPTTGLHFHDISKLMKSINALVAQGNSVVIIEHNTEVIKCADWIIDLGPEGGDAGGNLCFQGTPEEMVKLKDNHTAKYLSEVLN; encoded by the coding sequence ATGAATTCAACAACTGTCCTGAATAAAACCCCTATTGATGACCTCGACCCAAAGGAGTTCATCATCATTAAAGGTGCCAAAGTAAATAACCTAAAAAGTTTAAGTGTAGCTATACCTCGCAACAAGTTGGTAGTAGTTACAGGGCTTTCAGGTTCGGGAAAATCATCCTTGGCATTTGATACGCTCTTTGCGGAGGGACAGCGCATGTATGTTGAAAGTTTGAGTAGTTATGCCCGACAGTTTTTGGGCAGAATGGAAAAACCAGAAGTGGATTATATTAAAGGAGTATCTCCTGCCATTGCCATTGAGCAAAAAGTAAGCACGAGGAACCCTAGGTCCACTGTAGGTACTTCAACTGAGATTTACGATTACTTAAAGTTACTTTTTGCCCGAATCGGAAAAACCTATTCTCCTAAAAGTGGCAAAATTGTTGAACGTGATAGCGTAAGCGGCATCGTAGACTTTATGATGTCTAAGCCTGAAGACACGCGAGTGATGGTACTATGCCCATTACTCGAAAAGGAGGACAGAACTATAGAGCAAGAATTGAATATCCTGCTTCAAAAAGGATATACAAGGGTGCTTTCTGATGGGAGCCCTTATTTCATCGAGGCTTTGTTAGAAAACCCTTCAGAAATAGAGGGTAAATCACTTGAGATTCTAATCGATCGTGGTGTAGTCAAACATGATGAAGATACCCAGTTTAGATTTGGAGACTCCGTACAAACGGCGCTTTTCGAAGGAGAAGGAGATTGTATCATCGAAATTCCAGGAGAAGGTCGTTTTTCTTTTTCAGATAGATTTGAAGCCGATGGCATTCTTTTCGAAGAGCCAAGCGTGAACTTATTTACTTTTAATAACCCCTATGGGGCGTGTAAACGGTGCGAAGGGTTCGGTAAAATATTGGGGATTGATCCTGATTTGGTGATTCCCGATAAATCGCTTTCCGTTTATGAAGGGGCCATTGCCCCATGGCGAAGTGAAACCATGAAAAAATGGGTTGAACCGTTGCTAAAACATGGCATTGAATTCGACTTCCCTATACACCGATCGTTTAGTGAGCTTACCGCGGAAGAGCAAGAACTTCTTTGGACAGGAAACAAGTATTTTAAGGGTATTAACAAGTTTTTCAGCTTTTTAGAATCTAAAACCCATAAGATTCAATACCGGGTGATGTTATCCCGTTACCGTGGTCGTACCGATTGTCCAGAATGTAAGGGCACTCGCTTAAGAAAGGATGCCTCTTATGTGAAAATCAACGAAAGATCGATCACAGACATCGTTTTACAATCAGTCCAGCAAACGATTCAGTTTTTCGATGCGCTGTCTTTAACAGAATTCGAAGAAAACATCGCTGGTCGTTTGATTCGTGAAATAAAGAACAGACTGGAATACCTCGATAAAGTTGGGCTTGGTTATTTAACCCTCAACCGATTGACTTCTTCGCTTTCTGGCGGAGAATACCAGCGTATAAAACTTGCCACATCCTTAGGCAGCGCGCTAGTAGGCTCAATGTATATTCTTGACGAACCAAGCATTGGACTTCACCCAAGAGATACCGATCGATTGATTTCTGTTCTAAAAACACTTAGAGACTTAGGCAATACAGTTGTGGTGGTAGAGCATGAGGAAAAAGTAATGCATGCCGCCGACCAAATCATTGATATTGGGCCAGATGCTGGATCTAACGGAGGTGAATTGATGTTCCAAGGCACATTGGAAGAGTTAAAAACTGTTGGAGACACTTATACCGCGAAATATCTTAATGGATCAGCACGTTTGGAAATTCCGAAGGCCAGACGTAAATGGCGGGATAGCATTAGTATTAATGGCGCTCGAGAAAACAACTTAAAAGGGTTTAATGTGGACATTCCATTGGGTGTTTTGTCTGTGGTAACAGGCGTAAGTGGCTCAGGAAAATCGACTTTAATCAAAAAACTGCTCTATCCAGGGCTCGGTAAAATGCTCGGAACCGTTGGGGAACAAACTGGAAAAATGGATGGGCTTGAGGGCGCTCTAAAATCAGTTACTCAGATTGAATTTGTTGACCAAAACCCCATAGGAAAGTCTTCTCGTTCTAATCCTGTTACTTATGTAAAGGCCTACGATGCCATTCGTCAGCTTTTCACCGACCAGCCAATTGCCAAGCAAAGAGGCTATAAGCCGGCATTTTTCTCCTTTAATGTAGATGGTGGACGTTGTGAAACTTGTCAAGGTGAAGGAGTCGTGAAAATCGAAATGCAATTTATGGCAGATATTCACTTGACTTGTGAAAGCTGTAAGGGGCAAAGGTTCAAACAGGAGATTCTAGAAGTCACTTATAAGGAAAAGCATATTGCCGATGTTTTGGACATGACCATTGACGATGCCATGGAGTTTTTTGCTGATGAACGTTCAGTTATCGGTAAACTAGCCCCTTTGCAGGAAGTGGGCTTAGGCTATATCAGGCTAGGCCAATCTTCTAATTCACTAAGTGGTGGTGAAGCACAACGTGTAAAACTCGCTTATTTCTTAGGCAAAGGAGGTGGAAAAGGGAAGAACAGCTCCAAAGAGAGTATCCTCTTTATTTTTGATGAACCTACTACTGGACTTCACTTTCACGACATCAGTAAGTTGATGAAGTCTATTAACGCTTTGGTGGCACAAGGCAACTCTGTAGTGATCATTGAGCACAATACTGAAGTGATCAAATGCGCTGATTGGATTATTGATCTAGGCCCTGAAGGTGGTGATGCAGGTGGTAACCTTTGTTTCCAAGGAACTCCTGAAGAAATGGTAAAACTAAAAGATAACCATACCGCAAAGTATTTATCGGAGGTATTGAACTAG
- a CDS encoding DMT family transporter: protein MNSRYYTEGLIAVFLFGITPVFIKEVSANAFTIGIVRLIIGSVFLFSLVRVRKLKKLSKKDWKGLFYIGLLFGAHWMTYFISVKLSTPSMAILSVSSFGLHMIYLNWIINGQKPLLKDLLAVLVALVGIFLIVPEFNLGNDLTAGILVGLSSAFFFAVLPFVQRRHQHIDSLTRAFGQYAFAMIVFVVMISESNWDLTNQDWLFLGILGIVCTVGAHTLWLRASTMLAPAKISLIFYLGTPVAMITSYLFLDEEMSASNLIGAGLIISANVFSALKKRTKT from the coding sequence TTGAATTCTCGTTACTATACTGAAGGGCTTATCGCTGTTTTTCTATTTGGAATTACACCGGTGTTTATCAAAGAAGTTTCGGCTAATGCCTTTACTATAGGTATCGTTAGGCTTATCATTGGCTCAGTATTTCTGTTTAGTCTGGTTCGTGTCAGAAAGCTGAAGAAGCTTTCAAAGAAGGATTGGAAAGGACTGTTTTATATTGGTCTTTTATTTGGAGCCCATTGGATGACTTATTTCATCAGTGTGAAGCTCTCCACACCCTCCATGGCAATTCTTTCTGTTTCTTCTTTCGGTCTTCATATGATCTATTTAAACTGGATTATCAATGGCCAAAAACCCTTGTTGAAAGATCTTTTAGCGGTTCTGGTCGCATTGGTTGGTATTTTCTTGATTGTACCAGAATTTAACCTCGGTAATGATCTGACGGCCGGAATTCTTGTCGGACTTTCCAGTGCATTTTTCTTTGCCGTATTACCTTTTGTCCAGCGACGACATCAGCACATTGATTCTTTAACCCGAGCATTTGGTCAATATGCATTTGCGATGATCGTTTTCGTGGTCATGATTAGTGAGTCTAACTGGGATCTGACAAACCAAGATTGGTTGTTTCTAGGTATTCTGGGTATTGTTTGTACTGTTGGGGCGCATACGCTTTGGTTACGAGCATCTACTATGCTGGCTCCGGCAAAAATCAGTCTTATATTCTACTTGGGGACCCCAGTAGCTATGATAACGAGCTATTTGTTTTTAGACGAGGAAATGAGCGCCTCCAATCTGATAGGCGCAGGTCTGATTATTTCAGCCAATGTTTTTAGTGCATTAAAAAAACGAACAAAAACCTAG
- a CDS encoding YcxB family protein — MIVKTKKYALDKKAYRRAGMRNVLTQQWWVGLIVLAISSMTFVIPSNWWWIGALIAFTLYLLFWLIQFAGVTQLEQSKMLFEKLSYEINSQQILIKMNSKQGMPMKWDQIKRAWVDKNQIVLVVSKAQLMLFPFTAFKTQNEVKFVETILKRKGLLKSDAPAEQKS; from the coding sequence ATGATTGTTAAAACAAAAAAATACGCGTTAGATAAGAAGGCTTACAGACGCGCCGGAATGCGCAATGTACTAACCCAACAATGGTGGGTTGGCCTTATCGTTTTAGCCATTTCTTCAATGACCTTTGTCATCCCGTCTAATTGGTGGTGGATTGGTGCGTTGATCGCTTTCACGTTATACTTACTCTTCTGGTTGATCCAATTTGCCGGTGTTACTCAATTAGAGCAAAGTAAGATGCTTTTCGAAAAGCTATCTTATGAAATCAATAGCCAGCAGATCCTGATTAAAATGAATTCCAAACAAGGCATGCCGATGAAGTGGGATCAGATTAAAAGGGCATGGGTCGACAAAAATCAAATTGTTTTGGTAGTGAGTAAAGCTCAGCTAATGCTTTTTCCTTTCACTGCCTTTAAAACGCAAAACGAAGTAAAATTCGTGGAGACGATTTTGAAGCGCAAGGGCTTATTGAAAAGCGATGCTCCTGCCGAGCAGAAGTCATAG
- the nadC gene encoding carboxylating nicotinate-nucleotide diphosphorylase: MRPAYVTDEALDNFIDLALAEDLGDGDHSTLASVPETATNAAYLIMKESGVIAGMELAARIFHKLDQGIELEPLAQDGDYVHRGDIILRIKGNARAILSGERLLLNCMQRMSGIATKTADLTKLIAGTKAKLLDTRKTTPNLRMLEKWAVLIGGGVNHRYGLYDMIMLKDNHNDFAGGITAAVTATKAYLKETGKDLKIEVETRNLKEVEEALAVGGVDRIMLDNMSNADMSAAVALIAGRSETEASGGITERTIQGVAETGVDYISVGALTHSIKSLDISLKAE; encoded by the coding sequence ATGAGACCTGCATACGTTACTGATGAAGCTTTAGACAACTTTATTGACTTGGCACTCGCAGAAGACCTCGGCGATGGCGATCATTCCACACTAGCATCTGTTCCAGAAACCGCGACTAATGCGGCTTATTTGATCATGAAGGAAAGCGGTGTAATCGCAGGCATGGAGTTGGCCGCGCGTATCTTCCATAAACTGGATCAGGGGATAGAATTAGAGCCGCTGGCTCAGGATGGAGACTATGTGCATCGTGGTGATATTATACTTCGCATTAAGGGAAATGCACGGGCTATTTTAAGTGGAGAGCGGCTATTACTCAACTGCATGCAACGCATGAGTGGTATTGCTACCAAAACGGCTGATTTGACTAAACTTATTGCTGGAACCAAGGCTAAACTATTGGACACGCGCAAGACAACGCCGAATTTGAGGATGTTAGAAAAATGGGCGGTTTTGATCGGTGGAGGGGTGAATCATAGATACGGTTTGTATGATATGATTATGCTAAAAGACAATCACAACGATTTTGCAGGTGGGATAACGGCAGCCGTCACAGCCACTAAGGCATATTTAAAAGAAACGGGGAAAGACCTAAAAATAGAAGTTGAAACGCGTAATCTAAAGGAGGTGGAAGAGGCACTTGCTGTTGGGGGTGTTGATAGAATTATGCTCGACAATATGAGTAATGCAGATATGTCTGCCGCTGTTGCATTAATAGCGGGCCGTTCAGAGACTGAAGCTTCCGGTGGCATTACTGAACGAACCATTCAGGGCGTAGCAGAGACCGGAGTTGATTATATTTCCGTAGGAGCACTTACCCATTCCATTAAAAGTCTGGATATTAGCCTTAAAGCCGAATAA
- a CDS encoding DUF4783 domain-containing protein, with amino-acid sequence MNKLRTNILIILALCVSLSVVAQESDDIMERVEEALKSSSSKELTKHLHTKLEIRLDGERKEYSKNQAEIMLKQFFQQNPASGFEFIHEGDNDTGGILYAIGTYTSSSGKHRVVVRAKQYNKKYKVYRLEFSKER; translated from the coding sequence ATGAATAAACTACGCACGAATATTCTAATCATACTCGCATTATGTGTTTCGCTCAGCGTTGTTGCGCAAGAAAGTGATGACATCATGGAGCGTGTGGAAGAGGCGCTAAAGTCCAGCAGCTCCAAGGAATTGACGAAACATTTACATACCAAACTGGAGATCAGGCTTGATGGTGAAAGGAAGGAATACAGTAAGAATCAGGCCGAGATCATGCTCAAGCAATTCTTCCAGCAAAACCCCGCTTCTGGTTTTGAATTTATACACGAGGGCGACAACGATACTGGTGGCATTTTGTATGCTATCGGCACATATACCTCATCTTCAGGCAAACATCGTGTGGTTGTCAGGGCTAAGCAATACAACAAAAAGTACAAGGTATACCGCTTAGAGTTTTCCAAAGAGCGCTAA
- the gpmI gene encoding 2,3-bisphosphoglycerate-independent phosphoglycerate mutase — MNKRVLLMILDGWGIAQDKSVSAIDKANTPVIDSLFKTYKHSTLEASGLAVGLPEGQMGNSEVGHMNIGAGRVVYQDLVKINKAVEENTLGQNETLKAALTFAKENDKKVHLMGLVSDGGVHSHLNHLKGLMSICHEMAIDNVFIHAFTDGRDTDPKGGKAYIQEIIDHSEATTGTIASITGRYYAMDRDNRWERVKLAYDAMVKGIGKLSTDLVASIEASYESGVTDEFIEPIVFTQNGAQGATMESGDVVICFNFRTDRGRQITQALTQSDFPEFGMEKKAFRYVTMTNYDDSFDGVEVIFNKDNLNNTLGEVLSKANKKQIRIAETEKYPHVTFFFSGGREEEFDGEKRILCASPKVATYDLQPEMSAHDIKNAINTELQLQEVDFVCLNFANADMVGHTGDFNAAVKACETVDTCAGEVIETALANDYTTIVIADHGNSDIMINPDGSPNTAHTTNLVPCILVDKEVQPEIKDGKLGDLAPTILKLMGINPPADMTGDLLI; from the coding sequence ATGAACAAACGCGTTTTATTGATGATTCTGGACGGTTGGGGCATAGCCCAAGACAAGTCCGTTTCAGCTATAGATAAGGCCAATACACCAGTTATTGACAGCCTCTTCAAAACCTACAAACATAGTACGCTAGAAGCCTCAGGTTTAGCGGTAGGCCTACCTGAAGGGCAAATGGGTAACTCTGAAGTTGGCCATATGAATATCGGTGCTGGTCGAGTGGTATACCAAGACCTCGTCAAGATCAATAAAGCGGTTGAAGAAAATACCTTGGGTCAAAATGAAACGCTCAAAGCGGCATTGACTTTTGCTAAAGAAAATGACAAAAAGGTACACCTCATGGGCCTTGTATCAGATGGTGGTGTTCACTCACATTTAAATCATTTGAAAGGTTTGATGAGCATTTGCCACGAAATGGCGATTGATAATGTATTTATTCATGCTTTTACTGATGGTCGTGATACAGACCCCAAAGGTGGAAAGGCATACATTCAAGAAATCATCGACCATTCAGAAGCCACAACTGGCACCATTGCGTCTATTACAGGCCGTTACTATGCCATGGACCGCGATAACCGATGGGAAAGGGTGAAATTGGCCTATGATGCCATGGTCAAAGGAATTGGAAAACTATCAACGGACTTGGTTGCCTCCATTGAAGCATCATACGAAAGTGGTGTAACCGACGAATTCATCGAACCGATTGTTTTTACGCAAAATGGAGCCCAAGGAGCAACGATGGAATCTGGAGACGTTGTTATTTGCTTTAATTTCCGTACCGATCGCGGTCGCCAAATTACGCAGGCACTAACACAATCAGATTTCCCTGAATTTGGAATGGAGAAGAAAGCTTTTCGCTACGTCACTATGACAAATTATGATGACTCTTTCGATGGTGTTGAAGTAATCTTTAATAAAGATAACCTGAACAATACCTTGGGCGAGGTACTTTCAAAAGCCAACAAAAAACAAATTAGAATAGCTGAAACGGAGAAGTATCCACATGTTACCTTCTTTTTCAGCGGTGGTCGTGAAGAAGAATTCGATGGCGAAAAGAGAATCTTATGTGCATCGCCAAAGGTGGCAACATATGATCTACAGCCCGAAATGAGTGCTCATGACATTAAAAACGCTATTAATACTGAGCTTCAATTACAGGAAGTAGATTTTGTCTGCTTAAATTTTGCCAATGCTGATATGGTTGGCCATACTGGCGATTTCAATGCGGCCGTAAAAGCATGCGAAACCGTGGATACTTGTGCAGGAGAGGTAATTGAAACCGCTTTGGCCAATGATTATACCACGATAGTAATAGCCGATCATGGGAACTCTGACATCATGATAAATCCTGACGGATCGCCAAATACTGCGCATACAACAAACCTTGTACCCTGTATTCTAGTTGATAAAGAGGTACAACCTGAAATAAAAGACGGTAAACTCGGTGATTTAGCTCCTACTATTTTAAAACTGATGGGAATAAATCCGCCAGCCGATATGACCGGTGATTTGTTGATATGA
- a CDS encoding universal stress protein, with the protein MQDLSKFQRMMVTLDLTEMDVYLIKYASMIAKAFEIDAVYFLHVTTSLELPEEIQEKYGNMMAPVDETLEREMQTVIDEHFEKPENCDMHVKVQAGAITDEILKFAKVKVVDLIILGRKEKLTGSGLHSKKIAKGSASSVIFVPEEPNLELNKILVSIDYSEHSEMAFEIAIDIQKKTGAKLLSNNVYRVPVGFAKSGKSYEEFAEIMLENTKEQCDKFFRKMNLEGVDYDHTYALDDDPHPADKIYRTGVEMGVDMIILGSKGRSSAAAFLIGSVAEKLLMEDNDIPMFLVKKGNENMSFLEALFRL; encoded by the coding sequence ATGCAAGATCTTAGCAAGTTTCAGCGAATGATGGTCACGCTTGACCTAACCGAGATGGATGTGTATTTAATTAAATATGCTTCTATGATTGCGAAGGCATTTGAAATAGATGCTGTTTATTTTTTGCATGTTACCACCTCGCTCGAATTACCTGAGGAAATTCAAGAGAAGTATGGCAATATGATGGCTCCTGTTGACGAGACATTGGAAAGAGAAATGCAAACTGTTATAGATGAGCATTTCGAAAAACCAGAAAATTGCGATATGCATGTGAAGGTCCAAGCGGGTGCTATCACAGATGAGATTCTCAAATTTGCCAAAGTTAAAGTCGTTGACCTAATCATTCTAGGCAGGAAAGAAAAGCTTACGGGTTCTGGACTCCACTCTAAGAAAATTGCCAAAGGAAGCGCTTCTTCAGTCATATTTGTGCCAGAGGAACCTAACTTGGAGCTTAACAAGATTTTGGTTTCCATTGATTACTCTGAGCACTCGGAAATGGCCTTCGAAATAGCCATAGATATTCAGAAAAAGACAGGGGCTAAGCTATTGTCTAATAATGTTTATCGAGTGCCAGTCGGTTTTGCCAAGTCTGGTAAGAGTTATGAAGAGTTTGCTGAAATCATGCTGGAAAACACCAAAGAACAGTGCGATAAGTTCTTCAGGAAGATGAATTTAGAAGGCGTTGACTATGACCATACTTATGCCTTGGACGATGACCCACATCCGGCAGATAAGATTTATAGAACAGGAGTAGAAATGGGCGTTGATATGATCATCTTAGGATCTAAAGGTCGCTCAAGTGCTGCTGCTTTTTTAATAGGAAGCGTTGCGGAAAAGCTCTTAATGGAGGATAACGATATTCCAATGTTCTTGGTTAAGAAAGGGAATGAGAACATGAGTTTCCTTGAGGCACTTTTCAGGCTCTAA
- a CDS encoding DUF6787 family protein encodes MSYLKRLQGKWGLKSLFQTVMVLIVFAFTGSTVLFIKPYLFQLVGLESIEGTKGILLYIILVFPLYQILILIYGFIFGQFAFFWAWEKKMFGRITRRKK; translated from the coding sequence ATGAGCTATTTAAAAAGACTGCAAGGTAAGTGGGGCCTAAAATCACTCTTCCAGACCGTCATGGTATTAATCGTTTTTGCTTTCACAGGGTCTACTGTTCTCTTTATTAAGCCCTATTTGTTCCAATTAGTTGGCCTAGAAAGCATTGAAGGAACCAAAGGCATTTTACTCTATATTATATTGGTCTTTCCTCTTTATCAGATATTAATTCTGATCTATGGATTTATTTTCGGTCAGTTCGCGTTCTTTTGGGCATGGGAGAAAAAAATGTTTGGGAGAATAACGAGGAGGAAAAAATAA
- a CDS encoding Fur family transcriptional regulator, protein MESQVKSLLKNHSLRLTQGRKDVLTTFLDRNVAISHSDIETAMDGKYDRVTIYRTLKSFLDKGLIHKVLDDVGATRYAICSDSCSEAKHQHNHIHFKCQTCNETTCLDDVNIPSVTLPEGFQVTESNFLITGTCAKCA, encoded by the coding sequence GTGGAATCGCAGGTAAAAAGTTTACTTAAAAATCACTCTCTAAGGCTTACGCAAGGAAGAAAAGATGTACTCACAACCTTCTTAGATAGGAATGTAGCCATCTCTCATAGCGACATTGAAACCGCTATGGACGGAAAGTATGATCGTGTAACTATTTACAGAACACTGAAATCCTTTTTGGACAAGGGACTCATCCACAAAGTGCTAGACGACGTTGGGGCCACTCGATATGCCATTTGCAGTGATAGTTGTAGCGAAGCCAAACACCAGCATAACCATATACATTTTAAATGTCAGACTTGTAATGAAACTACATGTCTAGATGACGTGAATATTCCAAGTGTAACCCTACCAGAGGGTTTCCAAGTAACAGAAAGTAACTTTTTGATTACAGGTACCTGCGCCAAATGCGCTTAG